The following coding sequences are from one Leptolyngbya sp. NIES-3755 window:
- a CDS encoding chorismate mutase (similar to AA sequence:cyanobase_aa:LBDG_32430) — protein sequence MHWRVRAIRGATTASDNTIEAIREAVTELLDELEAYNQLDPDEIVSATFTVTKDLDAIFPAAIARERSHWANVPLIDVQQMYVQGSLERCIRFLIHFNTPDPDVKVHHPYLRNAKNLRPDWSLSTIAGSSN from the coding sequence GTGCATTGGCGAGTACGAGCAATTCGGGGAGCGACCACCGCTTCAGACAATACGATCGAGGCAATTCGGGAAGCGGTGACGGAGTTATTAGACGAGTTAGAAGCTTATAACCAGCTTGACCCGGATGAAATCGTCAGTGCTACGTTTACCGTGACAAAAGATTTGGATGCGATCTTTCCAGCCGCGATCGCACGAGAACGATCGCATTGGGCAAATGTGCCCTTGATTGATGTTCAACAGATGTACGTTCAAGGCAGTTTAGAGCGATGTATCCGATTTTTGATTCATTTCAATACGCCTGATCCAGACGTGAAAGTGCATCATCCGTATTTGAGAAATGCAAAAAATCTGCGTCCGGACTGGTCATTGAGCACGATCGCAGGTTCATCAAACTAA
- a CDS encoding signal peptide peptidase SppA, 36K type (similar to AA sequence:cyanobase_aa:LBDG_32440), whose product MVRLLKRGLRKQIARIEVKGAIAGATRNRVLESLKTVEEREFPALLLRIDSPGGTVGDSQEIYEALKRLRQKIKIVASYGNISASGGVYIGMGAQHIVANPGTITGSIGVILRGNNIERLLEKVGVSFKVIKSGPYKDILSFDRELTEPEQKILQELIDVSYSQFVKTVAESRNLPEETVRTFADGRIFTGQQAIDLGVVDRLGTEEDARRWACELVNLDPEKTKTYNFEEKKSLVNRFTSNDRLDGLIGALPPLIIGMDWLEFELETCGLPLWLYRP is encoded by the coding sequence ATGGTGCGATTGTTAAAACGTGGGTTGCGAAAGCAGATTGCTCGAATTGAAGTCAAAGGTGCGATCGCGGGCGCAACTCGAAACCGAGTCTTAGAAAGTCTCAAAACCGTTGAAGAGCGAGAATTCCCGGCATTGTTGCTGAGAATCGATAGCCCTGGAGGAACGGTGGGCGACTCGCAAGAAATTTATGAAGCTCTGAAGCGATTGAGGCAAAAGATTAAAATCGTCGCAAGTTACGGCAATATTTCTGCCTCCGGTGGCGTTTATATCGGAATGGGAGCGCAGCACATTGTGGCGAACCCTGGAACGATTACCGGAAGTATTGGCGTGATTCTGCGCGGTAATAATATTGAACGCCTGCTGGAAAAAGTTGGCGTGTCGTTCAAAGTGATTAAATCCGGTCCTTACAAAGATATTTTGTCGTTCGATCGAGAACTGACCGAACCCGAACAAAAGATCCTTCAAGAATTAATCGATGTCAGCTACTCACAATTCGTGAAAACCGTGGCTGAATCGCGGAATTTGCCAGAAGAAACGGTGCGAACCTTTGCCGATGGACGAATTTTCACCGGGCAACAAGCGATCGACTTAGGAGTAGTCGATCGATTAGGAACCGAAGAAGATGCTCGACGGTGGGCGTGTGAATTGGTCAACCTCGATCCAGAGAAGACCAAGACGTATAATTTCGAGGAGAAAAAATCTTTAGTGAATCGGTTTACCTCGAACGATCGTTTAGATGGATTGATCGGAGCCTTACCGCCTTTGATCATTGGCATGGACTGGTTAGAGTTCGAGCTTGAAACTTGTGGATTGCCTCTGTGGTTATACCGTCCGTAG
- a CDS encoding ribonuclease Z (similar to AA sequence:cyanobase_aa:LBDG_27790) — protein sequence MQITFLGTSSGVPTRSRNVSAIALRLPQRAEVWLFDCGEGTQHQFLRSDLRVSQIRRIFVTHVHGDHIFGLMGLLASCGLAGNPEQIDIYGPPELDQYLKACKRYSQTHFSYPVKFHPVSPGLVFEDEEFTVTCTLLKHRVPAFGYRVAEKDRPGHFKAEVAKELGIPSGPIYGKLKRGETVTLPDGRVIDGKTLCGETEIGRKMVYCTDTVFCENAIDLARDADVLIHEATFAHQDAEMAFQRLHSTSTMAAQTALLAQVKTLIMTHFSPRYAPGNAIQIKDLLDEARAIFPNTELASDFWTYEIPRRTEQAKEAIVH from the coding sequence TTGCAGATCACATTTTTGGGCACGAGTTCTGGGGTTCCGACTCGATCGCGAAATGTTAGCGCGATCGCACTCCGCTTGCCGCAACGGGCAGAGGTGTGGCTGTTTGACTGCGGGGAAGGAACGCAACACCAATTCCTCAGAAGCGATCTGCGGGTGAGTCAGATTCGGCGAATTTTTGTCACGCACGTTCACGGAGATCATATTTTCGGTTTGATGGGTTTGTTGGCAAGCTGCGGACTGGCGGGCAATCCAGAGCAAATTGATATTTATGGTCCTCCTGAATTGGATCAGTATCTCAAGGCATGTAAGCGCTATTCGCAGACGCATTTCTCTTATCCGGTCAAATTTCATCCGGTGAGTCCTGGATTGGTGTTTGAGGATGAAGAATTCACCGTGACTTGTACGTTGTTGAAGCATCGAGTTCCCGCATTCGGGTATCGGGTGGCGGAGAAAGATCGTCCGGGACATTTCAAGGCAGAGGTCGCGAAAGAGTTGGGAATTCCGTCGGGTCCAATCTATGGCAAGTTGAAGCGGGGCGAGACGGTGACGCTGCCGGATGGACGAGTGATCGATGGGAAAACGCTCTGTGGTGAAACGGAGATTGGGCGGAAAATGGTGTACTGCACCGATACGGTTTTTTGTGAAAATGCGATCGACCTTGCCCGTGATGCCGATGTGTTAATCCACGAAGCGACTTTCGCTCATCAAGATGCAGAGATGGCATTTCAGCGACTTCACTCGACTTCGACAATGGCGGCTCAAACGGCGTTATTGGCTCAAGTGAAGACGTTGATTATGACGCATTTCAGCCCTCGATATGCGCCGGGAAATGCCATTCAAATTAAGGATTTACTGGATGAAGCTCGTGCGATTTTTCCAAATACAGAACTGGCTTCAGATTTCTGGACTTATGAGATTCCAAGACGAACTGAGCAAGCGAAGGAAGCGATCGTACATTAA
- a CDS encoding SpoIID/LytB domain-containing protein (similar to AA sequence:cyanobase_aa:LBDG_27800), with translation MVNQMNARSLLNSVSKSFGLTLLIWAAGIWSAEAKESLKLRIAIEQDVPQVNVGSSVNAQVLDGSQQVIGEIQGMNGFAAQAKDGGIALDRWKSGALWVVPKDENGVVWIGNRWYRGRVYLIPSGKGLTAINYVDLEQYLFSVLGSEMSGNWPQEALKAQAVAARSYALHERQGAIAKSGMFDLGDTQGWQVYNGIQSESTGTQTAVMATAGKVLAHNSQIINAVFHSSAGGCTENVEDVWVQPLPYLRSVKNNYDQGAPVNEWSRNFTAAEIGNRFGVGNLQRLEPVKLTRSCGRVQEIRVVGDRGSEVVKGNEFREALGLRSTLFTIANQFQPVASTKGQKQALAGVTFNGRGFGHGLGMSQWGAYNMARRGYTFEQILQQYYLNTQIAPINVER, from the coding sequence ATGGTAAATCAAATGAACGCTCGATCGCTCTTGAATTCAGTTTCAAAATCCTTTGGACTCACCCTGTTAATTTGGGCGGCTGGAATCTGGTCGGCTGAAGCGAAAGAATCTTTGAAGTTGCGAATTGCGATCGAACAAGATGTGCCGCAAGTCAATGTCGGTAGCTCGGTGAATGCTCAAGTGCTCGATGGTTCTCAGCAGGTCATCGGCGAAATTCAAGGAATGAATGGGTTTGCAGCACAGGCGAAAGACGGTGGAATTGCACTCGATCGCTGGAAGTCTGGCGCGTTGTGGGTTGTGCCCAAGGATGAAAATGGGGTCGTCTGGATTGGGAATCGCTGGTATCGCGGACGGGTTTACCTGATTCCGTCGGGCAAAGGACTGACCGCGATTAATTATGTCGATTTAGAGCAGTATCTCTTCAGCGTTTTGGGCAGTGAAATGAGCGGCAATTGGCCTCAAGAAGCCTTGAAAGCGCAGGCAGTTGCGGCTCGGAGTTATGCTTTGCACGAACGCCAAGGCGCGATCGCTAAAAGTGGGATGTTTGACCTTGGAGATACCCAGGGTTGGCAAGTCTATAACGGGATTCAGTCTGAATCGACTGGGACACAAACGGCAGTGATGGCAACTGCTGGAAAGGTTTTGGCACACAATAGTCAGATTATTAATGCGGTGTTTCATTCCTCAGCGGGTGGCTGTACCGAAAATGTGGAAGATGTTTGGGTACAACCCTTGCCTTATCTACGATCGGTCAAGAACAATTACGATCAAGGCGCACCTGTGAATGAATGGTCCAGAAACTTTACAGCCGCAGAAATTGGCAACCGATTCGGAGTTGGGAATTTACAACGATTAGAACCTGTGAAATTGACTCGGAGTTGTGGGCGAGTTCAGGAGATTCGGGTCGTGGGCGATCGCGGTTCTGAAGTAGTGAAGGGGAACGAATTCCGAGAAGCGTTGGGCTTGAGAAGTACCTTGTTTACGATCGCGAATCAGTTTCAGCCTGTCGCGAGTACAAAAGGACAAAAACAGGCACTCGCTGGCGTGACCTTTAATGGACGTGGATTTGGTCATGGATTGGGAATGAGCCAATGGGGAGCCTACAATATGGCACGTCGCGGCTATACCTTTGAGCAAATTTTGCAGCAGTACTATCTCAATACTCAAATCGCCCCGATCAACGTAGAGAGGTAA
- a CDS encoding hypothetical protein (similar to AA sequence:cyanobase_aa:all7332) gives MSEIDPVYVAKDYSKFVPFTARMMAAMRARETSREDRLFNDPFAATLAGEEAFQRVDLQLTPQDQAYIAVRTRFFDDFLAGSQMGQVVLLASGLDSRAYRFPWGPEVKLYELDHPEVLAYKADLLKDTNPSCQHHLIAADLTQPWEEKLLSAGYSPSSPSVWLIEGLLMYLSEAQAHNLLESVSRLSTHGSQLGVDLINVKSLEYGPYQGYFQFGTDMPEKLLSDYRWQVKVTQPGDEGANFGRYLESSPPREVPNVMRVFLVEANKIDVA, from the coding sequence ATGAGCGAAATTGACCCCGTTTATGTCGCTAAGGACTATAGCAAATTCGTTCCTTTCACGGCACGAATGATGGCAGCCATGAGAGCACGTGAGACTAGCCGAGAAGATCGATTATTTAATGATCCTTTTGCCGCGACACTAGCAGGAGAAGAAGCATTTCAACGAGTTGATCTACAGCTCACTCCGCAAGATCAAGCTTATATTGCTGTTCGGACTCGTTTTTTTGATGACTTTCTGGCGGGTTCTCAAATGGGTCAGGTTGTTCTTTTGGCATCTGGGTTAGATAGTCGGGCTTACCGCTTTCCGTGGGGTCCAGAAGTTAAACTATACGAACTTGACCATCCCGAAGTGTTGGCTTACAAGGCTGACTTGCTCAAAGATACGAACCCGTCCTGTCAACATCACCTGATTGCTGCTGACCTCACTCAACCTTGGGAAGAGAAATTACTGTCAGCGGGATATTCTCCCTCCTCTCCATCCGTTTGGTTGATTGAAGGCTTACTCATGTATTTATCAGAAGCGCAAGCTCATAATTTACTGGAATCAGTCTCTCGTTTATCAACTCACGGAAGTCAACTTGGTGTTGATCTGATTAATGTCAAAAGTCTGGAGTATGGACCTTATCAAGGTTATTTTCAGTTTGGAACTGATATGCCAGAAAAGCTGCTATCCGATTATCGCTGGCAAGTTAAAGTGACTCAGCCCGGTGATGAAGGTGCAAACTTCGGGCGCTACCTTGAGTCGTCGCCTCCTCGTGAAGTTCCCAACGTCATGAGAGTTTTTTTAGTAGAGGCAAACAAGATTGATGTTGCCTAG
- a CDS encoding extracellular solute-binding protein family 1 (similar to AA sequence:cyanobase_aa:LBDG_33490), with translation MTYSRRRFLKTAALGMSGFGLSSCGWTLAKVQTDRAIASSSDELHIYTWANYIDQELVDTFRAKTGIKVTFDVFDSNETMLATFQAGKAGIYSIIYPSDYKVTQMKGLGYLSELDHLRLESLSNLLPRFQNTIHDPGNRYSVPVSWGTTGLLYNSEKLTNPPIDWNYLWENKDKLNRRITLMNDVREVLGSTLRSLGYSYNSTDPAELKKAYDRLQELKPAIATFTTDAWRDQLIAGDLLISMVYSSDAVLATTQNPKLKYVIPASGTSVWSDTMVIPKTAPNPDAAYAWMEFMLQPEVAAKLTERLSFATTNRAAIAKLPPDLQSNTSLFPSMETINKSESILPMERDVLEAYDRYWTKLTS, from the coding sequence ATGACTTATTCTCGTCGTCGATTCTTGAAAACGGCTGCCCTCGGAATGTCTGGGTTTGGCTTGTCGAGTTGTGGATGGACCCTTGCGAAAGTTCAAACGGATAGAGCGATCGCGTCTTCTTCGGATGAACTCCATATCTATACTTGGGCGAACTATATCGATCAAGAGCTAGTCGATACGTTCCGCGCCAAAACCGGGATCAAAGTTACTTTCGATGTGTTTGATTCCAATGAAACAATGTTGGCGACTTTTCAGGCAGGAAAAGCAGGTATCTACAGCATTATTTATCCATCTGACTACAAAGTGACTCAGATGAAAGGACTGGGTTATCTGAGCGAACTTGATCATCTGAGATTAGAAAGTTTGAGCAATTTATTACCGCGATTTCAAAACACGATTCACGATCCTGGAAATCGCTATAGTGTTCCAGTCAGTTGGGGCACAACCGGATTGCTCTATAACAGCGAGAAACTGACCAATCCGCCGATCGATTGGAACTATCTTTGGGAGAACAAAGACAAGCTGAATCGTCGGATTACGCTGATGAATGATGTCCGAGAAGTGTTGGGTTCAACTTTACGATCGCTCGGTTATTCCTACAATTCCACAGATCCAGCAGAACTGAAGAAAGCTTACGATCGCTTACAAGAATTGAAACCTGCGATCGCAACGTTCACCACCGATGCTTGGCGCGATCAGTTGATTGCTGGCGATCTTTTAATCTCAATGGTTTACTCTTCGGATGCTGTTCTTGCGACGACTCAGAATCCGAAACTCAAATACGTGATTCCAGCCAGTGGAACTTCGGTGTGGAGTGACACAATGGTAATTCCCAAAACGGCTCCAAATCCAGATGCAGCTTACGCTTGGATGGAATTTATGCTGCAACCGGAAGTGGCTGCGAAATTGACGGAGCGATTGTCTTTTGCTACCACGAATCGAGCCGCGATTGCGAAATTGCCTCCGGATTTGCAATCGAATACTAGCCTTTTCCCATCGATGGAAACGATTAATAAATCCGAATCGATTTTGCCGATGGAGCGAGACGTTTTGGAAGCATACGATCGCTATTGGACGAAGCTTACGAGTTGA
- a CDS encoding hypothetical protein (Integral membrane protein DUF6;~similar to AA sequence:cyanobase_aa:LBDG_32450), whose amino-acid sequence MQNRSPVLLIAPFFLWGTAMVAMKGVIPNTTPFFMAGVRLLPAGILVLLAALWMKRSQPNGWAAWLWISLFALVDGAMFQGFLAQGLVRTGAGLGSVMIDSQPLAVALMALVLFGEKIGVWGWLGLAIGVGGISLLGLPEELILSAGSQIGEAFIDLDSFTDLVAGLFDNGQWLMLLAALSMAVGTVISRYVCQYADPIAATGWHMIIGGLPLFGLSSQLESEQWSHLTAANWASLSYSTIFGSAIAYGLFFYFAASGSLTSLSSLTFLTPVFALLFGNLFLSEVLSPIQWIGVGLTLLSIYLINQRDVLGEKLSGSISESIEEVQGNIAENRQLLPQAESNLSEITTLSDSDSQR is encoded by the coding sequence ATGCAGAATCGATCTCCTGTGCTCCTGATTGCTCCATTTTTTCTCTGGGGAACCGCGATGGTCGCCATGAAAGGCGTAATCCCAAATACGACTCCGTTTTTCATGGCAGGAGTGCGTTTGTTACCTGCGGGGATTTTAGTGCTGTTGGCTGCCCTGTGGATGAAGCGATCGCAACCAAACGGATGGGCAGCGTGGCTCTGGATTAGTCTATTCGCGCTGGTGGATGGCGCAATGTTCCAAGGCTTTCTCGCACAAGGATTAGTCCGAACAGGCGCAGGATTGGGATCGGTGATGATCGATTCGCAACCGTTAGCCGTAGCGCTGATGGCACTCGTTTTGTTTGGGGAAAAGATTGGGGTTTGGGGCTGGTTGGGATTAGCGATCGGGGTTGGCGGAATTAGCTTGCTCGGATTGCCAGAAGAATTGATTCTCTCAGCAGGATCACAAATTGGAGAGGCTTTTATTGATCTCGATTCCTTTACGGATCTGGTTGCAGGTTTGTTCGATAACGGTCAGTGGTTGATGCTGTTAGCGGCGTTGTCGATGGCAGTGGGAACAGTGATCTCACGCTATGTTTGCCAGTACGCCGATCCGATTGCTGCTACAGGTTGGCACATGATTATCGGTGGATTACCGCTCTTTGGATTATCAAGCCAGTTGGAAAGCGAACAATGGAGTCATTTAACCGCTGCAAATTGGGCATCGCTGTCTTATTCGACGATTTTTGGAAGTGCGATCGCGTATGGTCTCTTTTTCTACTTCGCCGCAAGTGGAAGTCTCACAAGCTTAAGTTCGCTAACCTTTTTAACACCCGTATTTGCTTTGCTATTTGGCAACTTATTTCTCTCCGAAGTTCTCAGCCCGATTCAATGGATTGGTGTGGGATTGACGCTACTCAGTATCTATCTAATCAATCAGCGAGATGTCTTGGGGGAAAAACTCAGTGGATCGATTTCTGAGTCGATCGAGGAAGTTCAGGGTAACATAGCCGAGAATAGGCAATTGCTACCGCAAGCCGAATCAAATCTCAGTGAAATTACGACTCTATCCGATTCCGACTCTCAGCGATAA
- a CDS encoding spermidine/putrescine ABC transporter ATPase subunit (similar to AA sequence:cyanobase_aa:LBDG_33500): MAQMATQAPPVRGIDASLDVELRKVSKIYNGEPAVRGIDLGIRRGEFFSILGPSGCGKTTTLRMIAGFENPSAGDILIRDRSMLNVPPYQRPANTVFQSYALFGHMTVWENIAFGLKIQKCSRSEIQDRVRDALKLVKLEHLANRFPNQLSGGQQQRVAVARALVNRPAVLLLDEPLGALDLKLRKEMQVELSTLHRELGITFVMVTHDQEEALSLSDRIAVMNLGKLEQVGTPEQIYDRPFTPFVADFIGDTNLLRGKIEGAHPQTLWIRTETGIKLTVQQNPTNPLTSGWVMTSVRPEKIQISHIPVDSSNCFEGRLQDVMYLGTHVHCLVQLQSGDRITVRQPTSSNLPNADTPIYVHWNAIDSLALSES; the protein is encoded by the coding sequence ATGGCTCAAATGGCAACTCAGGCTCCCCCCGTTCGCGGCATTGATGCCAGTCTCGATGTCGAACTCCGAAAAGTCTCCAAGATCTACAACGGTGAACCCGCTGTGCGTGGAATCGATCTGGGCATCCGACGCGGTGAGTTTTTTAGTATTTTGGGTCCTTCTGGATGCGGTAAAACGACCACGCTGCGGATGATTGCAGGATTCGAGAATCCATCTGCCGGGGATATTCTGATTCGCGATCGCTCAATGCTAAATGTTCCGCCTTATCAGCGTCCTGCGAATACAGTATTTCAAAGTTACGCACTGTTCGGACACATGACGGTTTGGGAGAATATTGCGTTTGGATTGAAGATTCAGAAATGTTCTCGATCGGAGATTCAAGATCGCGTCAGAGATGCCTTGAAGCTTGTCAAACTCGAACATTTAGCCAATCGATTTCCGAATCAACTTTCCGGTGGACAGCAGCAACGAGTCGCGGTCGCACGAGCATTAGTCAATCGTCCCGCAGTATTACTCCTTGATGAACCGTTGGGCGCTTTGGATCTGAAATTGCGGAAGGAAATGCAGGTGGAACTTTCGACTTTGCATCGAGAGTTAGGAATTACTTTTGTGATGGTGACGCACGACCAGGAAGAAGCACTTTCGTTGTCCGATCGCATTGCAGTAATGAATTTAGGCAAGCTCGAACAGGTTGGAACACCAGAGCAAATTTACGATCGACCATTCACTCCATTCGTCGCTGACTTTATTGGAGATACGAACCTGCTACGCGGCAAAATCGAAGGTGCACATCCTCAAACGCTTTGGATTAGAACCGAAACTGGAATTAAGCTCACCGTGCAGCAGAATCCAACGAATCCTTTAACTTCTGGATGGGTAATGACCAGTGTGCGCCCTGAGAAAATTCAGATTTCGCACATCCCCGTTGATTCAAGTAATTGCTTTGAAGGGCGGCTACAAGATGTGATGTATTTGGGAACGCACGTGCATTGTTTGGTGCAATTACAATCGGGCGATCGCATTACCGTTCGTCAGCCTACTTCATCGAATCTTCCAAACGCAGACACGCCAATTTACGTGCATTGGAATGCGATCGATAGTTTAGCGTTGTCGGAATCATAG
- a CDS encoding PBS lyase HEAT domain protein repeat-containing protein (similar to AA sequence:cyanobase_aa:LBDG_32460): MVRPQLLIVTCMACLGVSTRPVSAVQLPPVLAQTTQQARTPFWASPLFLGGLGATSVVGAATVFILKRSSRSTPEILEPITPEPEAIVPPKPPSLSELPSLNGTASKPDFSPRNGHTQTETLSQAETLEALLQVVDSPKPAPQPKLEETTRLAKVNIVDELIQDLRSPDPVKRRKVIWELGQRGDTRAVQPLVDLLVDSDSKQRSLILSALSEIGTRTLKPMTRALAVSLQDENSEVRKNAIRDLTRVYDMVSQISNLLHKATEDADKDVQETAKWALGQLNRIRSAPGDSLPALKNSVSPPESLP, from the coding sequence ATGGTTCGCCCTCAACTCCTGATCGTCACTTGTATGGCTTGTCTCGGCGTTTCGACTCGTCCAGTTTCAGCCGTTCAACTTCCCCCCGTTTTAGCTCAAACGACGCAGCAAGCGAGAACTCCATTTTGGGCATCGCCACTCTTTTTGGGCGGACTTGGTGCAACGAGTGTAGTCGGAGCCGCGACAGTGTTCATTTTGAAACGAAGTTCCAGATCGACTCCCGAAATCTTGGAACCAATTACGCCTGAACCTGAAGCGATCGTCCCTCCAAAGCCTCCAAGTTTGAGCGAATTACCGAGCCTGAATGGAACAGCTTCAAAACCAGATTTTTCACCCCGAAACGGACATACGCAAACAGAAACCTTATCTCAGGCAGAAACATTAGAAGCTCTGCTACAAGTTGTTGATTCACCAAAACCCGCTCCACAACCGAAGCTTGAAGAAACGACCCGACTGGCAAAAGTCAATATCGTTGATGAACTGATTCAAGATTTGCGATCGCCCGATCCGGTCAAACGCCGTAAAGTAATCTGGGAGCTTGGGCAACGCGGTGATACTCGTGCGGTTCAGCCTTTGGTTGATCTACTCGTCGATTCCGATTCCAAGCAACGGAGCTTAATTCTCTCGGCACTGTCTGAGATTGGAACTCGCACACTGAAACCGATGACACGAGCGCTGGCAGTCTCACTTCAAGATGAAAATTCCGAAGTGCGAAAAAATGCGATTCGGGATTTGACTCGTGTATATGACATGGTTTCGCAGATTAGCAATTTGCTGCACAAAGCGACTGAAGATGCAGACAAAGATGTGCAAGAAACGGCAAAATGGGCATTGGGTCAATTGAATCGCATTCGATCGGCTCCCGGTGATAGTCTTCCTGCTCTGAAAAATTCAGTGAGTCCCCCAGAGAGTTTGCCTTAG